The Janthinobacterium lividum genome has a window encoding:
- a CDS encoding hemerythrin domain-containing protein: MNIDKFKQQHLAILSAIDDLRQLARGGVAAQAQAIAEQIIAMSGLIKLHLAVEQRYLYPAAQASGVAEVAQLGRQYENEMQGIAGAYLDFAGRWNTPVRLEAEPEAFRSEANIVLHALFQRMRREDHELYPAVETLA, encoded by the coding sequence ATGAATATTGATAAATTCAAACAACAGCACCTGGCCATCCTGTCCGCCATCGACGATTTGCGCCAGCTGGCGCGCGGCGGTGTCGCCGCGCAGGCGCAGGCCATTGCCGAACAAATCATCGCCATGAGCGGCTTGATCAAGCTGCATCTGGCCGTCGAGCAGCGCTACCTGTATCCGGCCGCGCAAGCGTCCGGCGTGGCCGAGGTGGCCCAGTTGGGTCGCCAGTACGAAAACGAGATGCAGGGCATCGCCGGCGCCTACCTGGATTTTGCGGGCCGCTGGAATACGCCCGTGCGCCTGGAAGCCGAACCGGAAGCCTTCCGCAGCGAAGCCAATATCGTGCTGCACGCGCTGTTCCAGCGCATGCGGCGCGAAGACCATGAGTTATATCCAGCCGTTGAAACGCTGGCCTGA